Proteins from a genomic interval of Lysobacter arenosi:
- a CDS encoding NTP/NDP exchange transporter: MATGGHGEGAVGDGAGERGRGERGRSEGGHLRNFQAALRESPPLWWSLLYFFCLLCGYYVLRPVRDAMGASGDIATVFPQASIDWAAAHGFALKDFTLQVLFTGTFLTMVLLQPVYGALVSRFPRRVFLPAVYLVFIACLLGFYWAFDHDVPGRGAVFFIWVAVFNLFAVAVFWSFMADVFDNDHAKRLYGYIGAGGTIGALVGPLLTTSLVGTIGVANLLLVSAGFLAVCLLCILQLRKWAIRREQLSGGVDGESAMGGSIVAGLRLVWQRPLLRALAITVFFGVGVGTLLYNEQAAIVKAFYPDARAATRYYSIIDGAVNTVTILVQLLLTRFLLRRYGVGPTLLIPAFAILGGYAMLALSPVPLLVAMVQVATRAGEFSLAKPGRETIYTRVDRESRYKAKAVIDTVVYRGGDLTFVWLHKALSAFGSRLVFVAGMAVALGLTFGAWKVIRAQRTLPDESSPSA; this comes from the coding sequence ATGGCGACAGGCGGGCACGGCGAGGGCGCGGTCGGCGACGGCGCGGGCGAGCGTGGCCGGGGCGAGCGTGGCCGGAGCGAGGGCGGCCACCTGCGCAACTTCCAGGCCGCGCTGCGCGAGTCGCCGCCGCTGTGGTGGTCGCTGCTGTATTTCTTCTGCCTGCTGTGTGGCTATTACGTGCTGCGTCCCGTCCGCGACGCCATGGGTGCCTCCGGCGACATCGCCACGGTATTCCCGCAGGCCAGCATCGACTGGGCGGCGGCGCACGGCTTCGCCCTCAAGGACTTCACGCTGCAGGTGCTCTTCACTGGCACCTTCCTGACGATGGTGCTCTTGCAGCCGGTGTACGGGGCGCTGGTGTCGCGCTTCCCACGCCGCGTATTCCTGCCGGCGGTGTACCTGGTCTTCATCGCCTGCCTGCTCGGCTTCTACTGGGCTTTCGACCACGACGTGCCGGGGCGCGGCGCGGTGTTCTTCATCTGGGTGGCGGTGTTCAACCTGTTTGCGGTGGCCGTGTTCTGGAGCTTCATGGCCGACGTGTTCGACAACGACCACGCCAAGCGCCTGTACGGCTACATCGGCGCGGGCGGCACGATCGGCGCGCTGGTTGGCCCGCTGCTGACGACCAGCCTGGTAGGCACGATCGGCGTGGCCAACCTGCTGCTGGTGTCGGCCGGCTTCCTCGCGGTGTGCCTGCTGTGCATCCTGCAGCTGCGCAAGTGGGCGATCCGGCGCGAGCAGCTCAGCGGCGGCGTCGACGGCGAGTCCGCGATGGGCGGATCGATCGTGGCCGGCCTGCGCCTGGTCTGGCAGCGGCCGCTGCTGCGCGCGCTGGCGATCACGGTGTTCTTCGGCGTCGGCGTCGGCACGCTGCTCTACAACGAGCAGGCGGCTATAGTGAAAGCGTTCTACCCCGATGCGCGCGCGGCCACGCGCTACTACTCCATCATCGACGGCGCGGTGAACACCGTGACCATCCTGGTGCAGTTGCTGCTCACGCGCTTCCTGCTGCGTCGCTACGGCGTCGGGCCGACGCTGCTGATCCCCGCGTTCGCCATCCTCGGTGGCTACGCGATGCTGGCGCTGTCGCCGGTGCCGCTGCTGGTGGCGATGGTGCAGGTGGCTACGCGCGCCGGCGAGTTCTCGCTGGCCAAGCCCGGTCGGGAAACGATCTACACCCGCGTCGATCGCGAATCGCGCTATAAGGCCAAGGCGGTGATCGACACGGTGGTCTATCGCGGCGGCGACCTGACGTTCGTGTGGCTGCACAAGGCGCTGTCGGCGTTCGGCTCGCGGCTGGTGTTCGTGGCCGGCATGGCCGTCGCGCTGGGCCTGACCTTTGGCGCATGGAAAGTGATCCGCGCGCAGCGCACGCTGCCTGACGAATCGAGCCCGTCTGCGTAA
- a CDS encoding GMC family oxidoreductase, which yields MFDYIIIGAGSAGCVLANRLSADPDVRVLLVEAGPRDSHPFIHMPAGLAKLVNNKRVNWDYHTAAEAQLDNRVLWWPRGKVLGGSSSINAMCYTRGVAGDYEEWAALGADGWDWKSVLPYFRRSERNQRGADALHGDEGPLYVSDLRYSSPLSQAFIEAGHQAGYPLNRDFNGPAQAGFGLYQVTQKNGARCSSAVAYLDPIRERRNLTIVTDAQVNRITFERGRANGVIYTSKGRAFHQPAAREVLLCGGAINSPQLLMLSGVGPAALLRRHGIDVVADAAQVGENLQDHLDICTLQHATQPVTYDRLNDAKVAFDYYMRGHSGVGSSNIAEAGAFVRSRFAPDDRPDIQLHFVPAMLDDHGRHRLKGIGYTVHGCFLRPRSRGRITLASARAGDKPRIEANYLSDADGFDMKMMVECARLSRELLAQPAFDAYRGAPIFPARNDLDDAQLMEFIRAKAETIYHPVGTCRMGHDEASVVDPQLRVRGVEGLRVVDASVMPTLIGGNTNAPTMMIAERAADFIRAG from the coding sequence GTGTTCGATTACATCATCATCGGTGCCGGCTCCGCCGGCTGCGTCCTCGCCAATCGCCTGTCCGCCGATCCCGACGTCCGGGTGCTGCTGGTCGAAGCCGGCCCGCGCGACAGCCATCCCTTCATCCACATGCCCGCCGGCCTGGCCAAGCTGGTCAACAACAAGCGGGTCAACTGGGATTACCACACCGCAGCCGAAGCGCAGCTCGACAACCGCGTGCTGTGGTGGCCGCGCGGCAAGGTGCTGGGCGGTTCCAGTTCGATCAATGCGATGTGCTACACGCGCGGCGTCGCCGGCGATTACGAAGAGTGGGCCGCGCTCGGCGCCGATGGCTGGGACTGGAAGTCGGTGCTGCCCTACTTCCGCCGCAGCGAGCGCAACCAGCGCGGCGCCGACGCGCTGCACGGCGACGAAGGCCCGCTGTACGTGTCCGATCTGCGCTACAGCAGCCCGTTGTCGCAGGCCTTCATCGAGGCCGGCCATCAGGCCGGTTATCCGCTCAACCGCGATTTCAACGGTCCCGCGCAGGCAGGGTTCGGCCTCTACCAGGTCACGCAGAAGAACGGCGCCCGCTGCTCCAGCGCGGTGGCCTACCTCGATCCGATCCGTGAGCGCCGCAACCTGACCATCGTCACCGATGCCCAGGTCAACCGCATCACCTTCGAGCGCGGCCGCGCCAACGGCGTGATCTATACCTCCAAGGGCCGTGCCTTCCACCAGCCGGCAGCGCGCGAAGTGCTGCTGTGTGGCGGTGCCATCAACTCGCCGCAGCTGCTGATGCTGTCCGGCGTCGGCCCGGCCGCGCTGTTGCGCCGCCACGGCATCGACGTCGTCGCCGACGCCGCACAGGTCGGCGAGAACCTGCAGGACCACCTCGACATCTGCACGCTGCAGCACGCCACGCAGCCGGTGACCTACGACCGCCTCAACGACGCCAAGGTCGCCTTCGACTACTACATGCGCGGCCACAGCGGCGTGGGCAGCAGCAACATCGCCGAAGCCGGTGCGTTCGTGCGCTCACGCTTCGCGCCCGACGATCGTCCGGACATCCAGCTGCACTTCGTCCCGGCCATGCTCGACGACCACGGCCGCCACCGCCTCAAGGGCATCGGTTACACCGTGCACGGTTGTTTCCTGCGTCCGCGCAGTCGCGGCCGCATCACCCTGGCCAGCGCGCGCGCCGGCGACAAGCCGCGGATCGAAGCCAACTACCTCAGCGATGCCGATGGCTTCGACATGAAGATGATGGTCGAGTGCGCCAGGCTGTCGCGCGAGCTGCTCGCGCAGCCGGCGTTCGATGCCTACCGCGGCGCGCCGATCTTCCCGGCACGCAACGATCTCGACGACGCGCAGCTGATGGAATTCATCCGCGCCAAGGCCGAGACCATCTACCACCCGGTCGGCACCTGCCGCATGGGCCACGACGAGGCCTCCGTGGTCGACCCGCAGCTGCGCGTGCGCGGCGTCGAAGGCCTGCGCGTGGTCGATGCCTCGGTTATGCCGACGCTGATCGGCGGCAACACGAACGCGCCGACGATGATGATTGCCGAGCGTGCCGCCGACTTCATCCGCGCGGGCTGA
- a CDS encoding YciI family protein: MKYACLIYDDEKLFDAMPKDEVDAILGEYFALSDELGQSGHLLGGEALMPVSSATVVRVRHGRTSTTDGPYVETKEQLGGFFLIEARDLDEAIRIAARIPSARFGSVEVRPVMEFER; encoded by the coding sequence ATGAAATACGCCTGCCTGATCTACGACGACGAGAAGCTGTTCGACGCCATGCCCAAGGACGAGGTCGACGCGATCCTCGGCGAGTACTTTGCCCTTTCCGACGAGCTGGGCCAGAGCGGCCATCTCCTGGGTGGCGAGGCCCTGATGCCTGTGAGCAGCGCGACCGTCGTGCGCGTCCGCCACGGCCGCACCTCCACCACCGATGGCCCGTACGTGGAGACCAAGGAGCAGCTGGGCGGCTTCTTCCTGATCGAGGCGCGCGACCTCGACGAGGCGATACGCATCGCTGCGCGCATCCCGTCGGCCCGCTTCGGCAGCGTCGAGGTGCGGCCAGTGATGGAGTTCGAACGGTAG